One genomic window of Ruminococcus gauvreauii includes the following:
- a CDS encoding thiamine diphosphokinase, with amino-acid sequence MNTLIISGGNINSDLALDFMEKQKPDYIIAADRGLLFAWEHRISPDYIVGDFDSVPAEVIREYRAHNRIPIREYNPVKDATDTQIALEKAITHGSSQIWLLGATGTRLDHTLGNIYSLKPALEAGIPAYILDEHNRISLIRGEVRLKREEQYGAYVSFLPLGEKTEGLTLRGFKYPLTDHTLKNDSGLGVSNEITADDAYVSMKTGILIMIQSRD; translated from the coding sequence GTGAACACATTGATTATCAGCGGGGGCAATATCAATTCTGATCTTGCCCTTGATTTTATGGAAAAACAAAAACCGGATTACATCATAGCGGCAGACAGAGGACTTCTGTTTGCGTGGGAGCACAGGATCAGTCCGGATTATATTGTGGGGGATTTTGACAGTGTCCCGGCGGAAGTGATCCGGGAATACCGTGCACATAACAGGATTCCCATAAGGGAATACAATCCAGTAAAGGATGCAACAGATACCCAGATCGCACTGGAGAAGGCGATTACACACGGGAGCAGTCAGATATGGCTGCTTGGGGCTACCGGGACGAGACTGGACCATACGCTTGGGAATATCTATTCCCTGAAGCCTGCACTGGAGGCGGGGATACCGGCATATATCCTGGATGAACACAACAGGATCTCTCTGATCCGCGGCGAGGTCCGGCTGAAAAGAGAAGAGCAGTATGGAGCATACGTTTCGTTTCTCCCGCTGGGAGAAAAGACGGAGGGACTTACACTGCGTGGATTCAAATACCCGCTGACAGATCACACGCTGAAAAATGACAGCGGGCTGGGTGTGAGCAACGAGATCACAGCGGATGATGCTTATGTATCCATGAAAACGGGTATCCTGATCATGATCCAGTCACGCGATTGA
- the ychF gene encoding redox-regulated ATPase YchF: MKLGIVGLPNVGKSTLFNSLTKAGAESANYPFCTIDPNVGIVPVPDDRLKLLGDFYQSKKVTPAVIEFVDIAGLVKGASKGEGLGNQFLANIREVDAIVHVVRCFEDSNVVHVDGTIDPLRDIETIELELVFSDLEILERREAKTAKSARNDKNAAKELVTIAKLKTHLESGKPVKTMEAADDEEQALISSYNLLTQKPVIFAANVAEDDLADDGASNPYVQQVREFAAQEGSEVFVICAQIEQEIAELEEEEKKMFLEDLGLKESGLEKLIRASYRLLGLLSYLTSGEDETRAWTIKQGTKAPQAAGKIHTDFERGFIKAEVVNYQDLLDCGSYAGAREKGLVRMEGKEYVVKDGDVILFRFNV, encoded by the coding sequence ATGAAATTAGGAATTGTCGGACTTCCCAATGTGGGGAAAAGTACACTGTTTAATTCACTGACTAAGGCGGGCGCAGAATCTGCGAATTATCCGTTCTGCACCATAGATCCGAATGTGGGAATCGTTCCGGTACCGGATGACAGACTGAAATTGCTCGGAGACTTTTACCAGTCTAAAAAGGTGACGCCGGCAGTCATTGAGTTTGTGGACATAGCGGGGCTTGTAAAAGGCGCATCCAAGGGAGAAGGGCTCGGCAACCAGTTCCTCGCCAATATCCGGGAAGTCGATGCGATCGTTCACGTCGTGCGCTGTTTTGAGGATTCCAACGTTGTTCATGTGGACGGGACGATCGATCCTCTGCGTGACATTGAGACGATTGAACTTGAGCTCGTGTTTTCCGACCTAGAAATACTGGAACGCCGTGAAGCAAAGACCGCGAAATCAGCCAGAAATGACAAGAATGCTGCGAAAGAACTGGTGACGATTGCGAAACTGAAAACACATCTGGAATCGGGAAAACCGGTCAAGACAATGGAAGCTGCGGATGATGAGGAGCAGGCGCTGATCAGTTCTTACAATCTGCTGACCCAGAAACCTGTGATCTTTGCAGCAAATGTTGCCGAGGATGATCTGGCAGATGACGGTGCGTCCAATCCGTATGTTCAGCAGGTCAGAGAGTTTGCCGCTCAAGAGGGCAGTGAAGTTTTCGTGATCTGTGCACAGATCGAGCAGGAGATCGCCGAGCTTGAGGAAGAGGAGAAAAAGATGTTTCTCGAAGATCTGGGTTTGAAGGAATCCGGCCTGGAGAAACTGATCAGGGCGAGCTACCGCCTCCTGGGACTGCTCAGCTATCTCACATCCGGCGAGGATGAAACCCGTGCCTGGACAATCAAACAGGGAACAAAGGCGCCGCAGGCGGCAGGAAAGATCCACACGGATTTTGAGCGCGGATTTATCAAGGCGGAGGTTGTCAATTATCAGGATCTTCTGGACTGCGGGTCATACGCAGGAGCCAGAGAAAAAGGACTGGTACGAATGGAAGGGAAAGAATACGTGGTAAAAGACGGAGACGTCATTTTATTCCGATTTAATGTATAA
- the lgt gene encoding prolipoprotein diacylglyceryl transferase, with protein MDTAINFPHLGIHLDNVGKTFQVFGIDIAYYGVIVVTGMMLGMFVVLREARRVGENTDYYWDMLIIGLVAGVVGARIYYVIFAWDNYKDNLLEIFNTRHGGLAIYGGIIGAAVAVFIYSRVKKMSFMRMVDCIAPGLLLGQIIGRWGNFFNREAFGGYTDSLLAMQLPVSAVRENEITQQMWAHVQTVGGVEMIQVHPTFLYEGTWNLCILILLLIYRKKKKFDGEVFLLYLMGYGLGRAWIEGLRTDQLLIPGVGIPVSQVLSGILVVAAAASILWKRKKLRKNAETLDVVDENKE; from the coding sequence ATGGATACAGCGATCAACTTTCCGCATCTGGGAATTCATCTTGACAATGTGGGAAAAACGTTTCAGGTGTTTGGGATAGACATTGCATACTACGGTGTCATCGTTGTGACAGGGATGATGCTTGGGATGTTTGTGGTTTTGAGGGAGGCCAGACGCGTCGGCGAGAATACAGATTATTATTGGGACATGCTGATCATCGGTCTTGTGGCCGGTGTGGTCGGAGCCCGGATCTACTATGTGATATTTGCGTGGGACAATTATAAAGACAATCTGCTGGAAATTTTTAATACGAGACATGGGGGACTGGCGATTTACGGCGGTATCATCGGAGCGGCAGTTGCGGTTTTTATCTATTCCAGAGTAAAAAAGATGTCTTTTATGAGAATGGTGGACTGCATTGCGCCGGGACTTCTGCTGGGACAGATTATCGGCAGGTGGGGGAACTTCTTTAATCGGGAAGCATTCGGCGGATATACCGACAGTCTGCTGGCCATGCAGCTTCCGGTATCTGCGGTGAGAGAAAATGAGATCACGCAGCAGATGTGGGCGCATGTACAGACAGTGGGAGGCGTGGAGATGATTCAGGTTCATCCCACATTTCTGTATGAAGGAACCTGGAACCTTTGTATTCTGATTCTTTTGCTGATTTACAGGAAAAAGAAGAAGTTTGACGGAGAAGTTTTTCTGCTGTATCTTATGGGATACGGTCTGGGACGGGCATGGATCGAAGGACTGCGCACGGATCAGCTTCTGATACCCGGAGTGGGGATTCCGGTGTCTCAGGTTTTATCCGGTATCCTGGTGGTGGCGGCAGCAGCTTCCATTTTATGGAAACGTAAAAAATTAAGAAAAAATGCGGAAACACTAGATGTTGTGGATGAAAATAAAGAGTAG
- the mraZ gene encoding division/cell wall cluster transcriptional repressor MraZ, producing MFMGEYSHSIDTKGRLIIPAKFRELLGEEFVLTKGLDGCLSIYPMDEWKAFEEKLKALPLTNKNARTFSRFFVAGATVCELDKQGRILVPATLREFAGLEKDVVLTGNITRIEIWSKTKWMENSSYDDMDAIAEGMQDMGIVI from the coding sequence ATGTTCATGGGAGAGTACAGTCATTCAATTGACACGAAGGGGAGATTAATCATACCGGCAAAGTTTCGTGAACTCCTGGGAGAGGAGTTTGTTTTGACGAAGGGTTTGGACGGATGTTTATCAATTTATCCCATGGACGAATGGAAAGCCTTTGAAGAGAAGCTGAAAGCTTTACCACTTACGAACAAAAATGCTAGAACCTTTTCACGTTTCTTTGTTGCGGGGGCAACAGTCTGTGAACTGGACAAGCAGGGGAGGATTCTCGTGCCGGCTACGCTGCGGGAATTTGCTGGTCTGGAAAAAGACGTAGTACTTACTGGAAATATCACCAGAATTGAAATCTGGAGCAAAACCAAATGGATGGAAAACAGCAGTTATGATGATATGGATGCCATTGCAGAAGGGATGCAGGATATGGGTATCGTAATCTAA
- the rsmH gene encoding 16S rRNA (cytosine(1402)-N(4))-methyltransferase RsmH, which yields MEFKHKSVLLQETIDNLKVKPDGIYVDGTLGGAGHALEVCKLLTATGRFIGIDQDAAAIEAAAGRLRDYQQITTIIRSNYCSMVREIQNLGIREVDGIVLDLGVSSYQLDTKERGFTYREDVPLDMRMDQRQDKTARDIVNGYSEKDLYRIIRDYGEDKFAKNIAKHIVKARQEAPIDTTGELAEVVKRAIPMKIRAVGGHPAKRTFQAIRIELNQELDVLRDSLDGMIDLLSDGGRICIITFHSLEDRIVKTIFRRNENPCTCPSDFPVCVCGKVSKGRIITRRPILPSEEEMEVNKRSKSAKLRVFERKKT from the coding sequence TTGGAGTTTAAGCATAAGTCAGTATTACTTCAGGAAACGATTGACAATCTAAAGGTAAAACCCGACGGGATTTATGTCGACGGTACGCTGGGAGGTGCCGGACATGCCCTGGAGGTATGCAAATTGTTGACTGCCACGGGGAGGTTTATCGGTATAGACCAGGATGCTGCTGCAATAGAGGCTGCGGCCGGCCGTCTGAGAGACTATCAGCAGATCACGACGATCATTCGCAGCAACTATTGCAGCATGGTCCGGGAAATACAAAACCTTGGTATCCGGGAAGTTGATGGTATTGTACTGGATCTTGGCGTGTCCTCATACCAGCTGGATACGAAAGAGCGAGGGTTCACATATCGGGAGGATGTGCCACTGGATATGCGTATGGACCAGCGCCAGGACAAAACAGCCAGAGATATCGTGAATGGCTACAGTGAAAAAGATCTGTATCGGATCATTCGCGATTACGGAGAAGACAAGTTTGCAAAAAATATTGCCAAACATATTGTAAAAGCAAGGCAGGAAGCACCGATTGACACGACAGGGGAGCTTGCGGAAGTGGTGAAAAGGGCCATTCCGATGAAAATACGGGCAGTCGGAGGACATCCTGCGAAACGTACCTTTCAGGCAATCCGCATTGAGCTGAACCAGGAACTCGATGTGCTGAGGGATTCCTTGGATGGTATGATTGATCTTTTGAGCGATGGAGGGAGAATCTGCATTATTACATTCCACTCACTGGAGGACCGGATTGTAAAGACGATTTTCAGAAGAAATGAAAATCCCTGTACATGTCCGTCCGATTTTCCGGTTTGTGTCTGCGGTAAGGTATCGAAGGGGAGGATTATTACACGCAGGCCCATATTGCCTTCAGAAGAAGAAATGGAAGTCAATAAACGTTCGAAAAGCGCGAAGCTTCGTGTGTTTGAAAGAAAGAAAACCTGA
- a CDS encoding peptidoglycan D,D-transpeptidase FtsI family protein has product MRKKLVWSFGAVILALVGLSIRITYINATSGERYKKQVLTQSQQQYDSRVIPFKRGDILDKNGTILATSEKVYNVILDCKVVNSNEKYLEPTIKALVEVLGLDEEMVRAKLTDEETKSSQYQILKKELSITDKKDFEDYCDTEEKEMTKDELTERQNVKGVWFEEDYLRTYPLNSLACDVIGFTYSGNTADWGIEGYYSSTLNGVNGRQYGYFNSDADVEQTIIEPQSGNSVVTTIDVNIQETVEKYIKDLMDGLANGPNGAKGAKNVGVVVANPNTGEILAMGSSDPYDLNNPRDLTPFYAQEEIDKMSNETMLDNLNGIWKNYCISDAYEPGSTVKPMSVAAALESGDISYDDTFYCGGYEVVAGETIKCSVYPGAHETQTLSEVMKNSCNSALMQMAEKMGVEDFIRYQNVFNFGLRTGIDLPGEASGITHTTDTMGQTELATSSFGQGYTCTMIQETAAICSVINGGYYYQPHIVSKVLNSDGAVIKNVEPVLMKQTVSEEVSAHIREYMGAVVASNGTGKYAKVDGYSMGGKTGTAQKIPRGNGKYLISYVGFAPLDDPQVVIYTVVDEPNVEIQSISTYAQYLAHNIMSEILPYMNIFPDEGTDGESADDGISLEEIFDMEGEDRTSEGVSDTSVPEPLEDDEDVEGGNTQTDDGVTNEEAGLEN; this is encoded by the coding sequence ATGAGGAAAAAGCTGGTATGGTCATTTGGGGCGGTCATACTGGCTTTAGTAGGTTTATCAATCAGAATCACATATATCAATGCTACCAGCGGCGAGCGCTACAAAAAGCAGGTACTTACGCAGTCACAGCAGCAGTATGACAGCCGTGTGATACCGTTTAAGCGTGGAGATATCCTGGACAAGAACGGCACGATCCTGGCGACGAGCGAAAAGGTATACAATGTGATCCTGGACTGCAAGGTTGTCAATTCCAACGAAAAATATCTGGAACCGACCATAAAGGCACTTGTAGAAGTTCTGGGACTCGATGAGGAGATGGTCCGTGCAAAACTGACCGATGAAGAGACAAAATCCAGTCAGTACCAGATTCTGAAAAAAGAACTTTCCATCACAGACAAAAAGGATTTTGAAGACTACTGTGATACGGAAGAAAAGGAAATGACCAAGGATGAGCTCACCGAGCGCCAGAATGTGAAAGGGGTATGGTTCGAAGAAGATTATCTGCGCACATACCCGTTGAATTCGCTTGCGTGTGACGTGATCGGATTCACCTATTCGGGAAACACGGCTGACTGGGGGATCGAGGGATATTATTCCAGTACGCTGAACGGGGTAAACGGCAGGCAGTACGGGTACTTTAATTCGGATGCCGACGTGGAACAGACAATTATTGAGCCGCAGAGCGGAAACAGTGTGGTTACAACGATTGACGTCAATATTCAGGAAACGGTGGAAAAATACATTAAGGATCTGATGGATGGGCTTGCAAATGGTCCGAACGGCGCAAAAGGCGCCAAAAATGTGGGCGTCGTGGTTGCCAATCCCAATACAGGAGAAATTCTGGCAATGGGCAGTTCGGATCCCTATGATCTCAATAATCCGAGGGATCTGACCCCATTCTATGCGCAGGAAGAGATTGACAAAATGTCAAATGAGACCATGCTGGATAACCTGAACGGCATCTGGAAAAACTACTGTATCAGCGATGCGTATGAGCCTGGCTCCACGGTGAAACCGATGTCTGTGGCGGCAGCTCTTGAGAGCGGGGACATCTCCTACGATGATACCTTTTACTGCGGGGGATATGAGGTGGTCGCCGGTGAGACGATCAAATGTTCCGTCTATCCCGGAGCCCATGAGACGCAGACCCTGTCGGAGGTAATGAAAAATTCCTGCAATTCAGCACTGATGCAAATGGCGGAGAAGATGGGCGTGGAGGATTTCATCCGCTATCAGAATGTCTTTAACTTTGGATTAAGGACAGGCATCGATCTGCCGGGCGAGGCATCCGGTATTACGCATACAACAGATACGATGGGGCAGACGGAACTTGCCACATCGTCTTTCGGGCAGGGATATACCTGCACGATGATTCAGGAGACGGCTGCCATCTGCTCTGTGATCAACGGGGGATATTATTATCAGCCGCATATCGTGAGCAAGGTTCTCAACAGCGATGGTGCAGTCATAAAAAACGTAGAACCTGTACTTATGAAACAGACCGTGTCTGAAGAAGTATCAGCTCATATCAGGGAATACATGGGTGCGGTTGTCGCAAGCAATGGTACCGGAAAATATGCCAAGGTGGATGGATACAGCATGGGAGGAAAGACCGGTACGGCTCAGAAGATTCCGCGGGGAAATGGCAAATATCTGATTTCGTATGTCGGCTTTGCACCGCTTGACGATCCGCAGGTGGTGATATACACCGTTGTGGACGAACCGAATGTAGAGATTCAGTCGATCAGCACTTATGCGCAGTATCTCGCACACAATATCATGTCGGAGATTCTGCCCTATATGAATATTTTTCCGGATGAAGGAACGGATGGGGAATCAGCTGACGATGGCATCTCACTCGAAGAGATCTTTGATATGGAAGGTGAGGACCGCACTTCAGAGGGTGTCTCCGATACTTCTGTTCCGGAGCCGCTGGAGGACGATGAAGATGTTGAAGGCGGAAATACACAGACGGACGACGGAGTTACCAATGAAGAGGCAGGACTGGAGAATTAA
- a CDS encoding FecCD family ABC transporter permease: MKTNENHSRRVMLLGIFAAAAVVVFLLNIALGSVSISMSEILGIFTGSPDVAETNRAIVQNIRLPRTLATVIGGAALAAAGVLLQVFFNNPIVEPYVLGISSGSTLFVGLVTLGGFSFGMKSIPPMGMVAGAFIGAMAVMLCVIWASRKVKSISTLLIIGLMAGFVCSAVTSMLSALADKEKVTGFYRWSLGSFAGITWEQVAVLYVVGIPFLAAALFMGKSLNSMMLGERYAKSMGVRIQRFRIMIVFISSVLTALVTAFAGPISFVGLAVPHIVRMLLKTSDNRVVLPAVCICGALMTGICDLGTRLLLSPVELPLSALTSVVGAPLVVFLLIRQKGQEL, translated from the coding sequence TTGAAAACCAATGAGAATCATTCACGCAGAGTAATGCTGCTGGGAATTTTCGCAGCCGCGGCGGTGGTTGTCTTTTTACTGAATATTGCACTCGGATCGGTGTCAATATCCATGAGTGAAATCCTGGGGATTTTTACCGGGAGTCCGGATGTGGCGGAGACAAACCGTGCGATTGTACAGAACATCAGGCTCCCGAGAACGCTCGCTACCGTCATTGGGGGAGCTGCCCTTGCCGCCGCAGGCGTACTGCTGCAGGTGTTTTTCAACAATCCGATCGTAGAACCGTATGTGCTGGGCATTTCATCGGGTTCCACACTGTTTGTCGGACTTGTGACGCTCGGAGGATTCAGCTTCGGGATGAAAAGCATACCTCCGATGGGAATGGTCGCAGGTGCATTTATCGGCGCAATGGCGGTCATGCTCTGTGTCATCTGGGCTTCCAGAAAAGTGAAAAGTATATCGACGCTGCTGATCATCGGGCTGATGGCAGGATTTGTCTGCAGTGCCGTGACCAGCATGCTCTCCGCGCTGGCCGATAAGGAGAAGGTGACGGGTTTCTATCGCTGGTCACTCGGAAGCTTTGCCGGAATTACATGGGAGCAGGTAGCCGTGCTTTATGTGGTCGGGATTCCGTTTCTGGCTGCAGCTCTCTTCATGGGTAAATCATTGAACAGTATGATGCTGGGGGAGCGCTATGCAAAATCGATGGGTGTGAGAATACAGCGTTTCCGCATTATGATTGTGTTCATTTCCAGTGTGCTGACAGCACTTGTAACTGCTTTTGCAGGACCGATTTCTTTTGTCGGACTTGCTGTCCCGCATATTGTACGCATGCTCCTTAAGACTTCCGATAACAGAGTTGTGCTGCCGGCTGTCTGCATCTGCGGGGCGCTGATGACAGGAATCTGCGATCTGGGTACCAGGCTGCTGCTCAGCCCGGTTGAACTTCCTTTGAGTGCGCTGACTTCGGTCGTAGGAGCGCCGCTGGTAGTATTCCTCCTGATCCGCCAGAAGGGTCAGGAACTATAG
- a CDS encoding ABC transporter ATP-binding protein → MKNELIVNAVQVNAGYENKTVVEGVNLEGLKGQMICLLGPNGAGKSTILRTLSGLLAPVSGTVQIGGTDISSLRENALAKKLAVVLTEQSAPALMTVYELVSMGRYPHTNFWGKLEKEDYEVINGAFEQVGVEHLAERYYSELSDGEKQKVMIARALVQQPELIILDEPTSHLDIHHKVEIIQILNNLCRTLGITAILSLHDIDLAAKGCQTLLMVKDGKVIAQGAPEDVIRSGTLQELYNVKGARYNELLGSVELTGNYEEEVFVVPGCGTAIPLYRSLERGGYGTASGVLHENDVDAQIARAICTHVVQEEAFEPVSAIHLRQAAERMKHCRFVIDSGFPCGSMNRRNLELITQAVINGSTVLSMRDPKESSRLFSAVCKDLVFCSSIAEVLENLKHQSAEKPFRKFA, encoded by the coding sequence ATGAAGAATGAATTGATTGTAAATGCAGTTCAGGTGAATGCAGGCTATGAGAATAAGACTGTGGTGGAGGGAGTGAATCTGGAAGGATTGAAAGGACAGATGATCTGCCTCCTCGGTCCCAACGGGGCGGGCAAGAGCACTATTCTGCGTACGCTTTCAGGCCTGCTTGCGCCCGTCTCAGGGACCGTGCAGATTGGCGGGACAGATATCAGCAGCCTGCGGGAAAATGCACTCGCAAAAAAGCTGGCGGTGGTGCTGACGGAACAGTCCGCCCCTGCGCTGATGACGGTATATGAACTCGTCTCCATGGGACGCTATCCCCATACGAATTTCTGGGGAAAGCTGGAAAAGGAAGACTATGAGGTCATCAACGGGGCGTTTGAACAGGTGGGAGTAGAGCATCTGGCGGAGCGATATTACAGTGAGCTCAGCGACGGTGAAAAGCAGAAAGTGATGATCGCCCGGGCGCTTGTGCAGCAGCCGGAACTGATCATACTCGACGAGCCGACCAGCCATCTGGATATTCACCACAAAGTTGAAATCATACAGATTTTAAATAATCTCTGCCGTACGCTCGGGATTACCGCAATCCTTTCTCTGCATGATATTGACCTTGCTGCAAAAGGCTGCCAGACTCTGCTGATGGTCAAGGATGGAAAAGTGATCGCACAGGGTGCGCCGGAGGATGTGATCAGAAGCGGCACGCTGCAGGAACTGTACAATGTAAAGGGTGCCAGGTACAATGAATTGCTTGGAAGCGTGGAGCTGACCGGAAACTATGAGGAAGAAGTCTTTGTAGTTCCGGGCTGCGGTACTGCGATTCCGCTGTACAGGAGCCTGGAGAGGGGCGGATACGGAACTGCGAGCGGTGTGCTGCATGAGAACGATGTGGATGCCCAGATAGCGCGCGCGATCTGTACTCATGTTGTGCAGGAGGAGGCATTTGAACCGGTATCCGCGATTCATCTGAGACAGGCAGCCGAAAGAATGAAACACTGCCGTTTTGTGATCGATTCCGGTTTTCCATGCGGGTCCATGAACCGGAGGAATCTGGAGCTGATCACACAGGCTGTGATAAACGGCAGTACCGTGTTGTCCATGAGGGATCCAAAAGAGAGCAGCCGTCTGTTTTCGGCTGTATGCAAGGATCTGGTTTTCTGCAGCAGTATAGCTGAGGTACTGGAAAACCTGAAACATCAGAGTGCAGAAAAGCCATTCAGGAAATTTGCGTAG
- a CDS encoding adenosylcobinamide amidohydrolase: MKQFGSDQMISLQSATVIRFAGKRRVLSTGPLGGGFSEHLTAAFNLDMKEADTGECRLRAATYPEHMALAAEELGLKAECSTGLGTAASMEHTVVKVKTYRELTVSALVTAGVDVNGGRAGDPASWYETEGGYDEVSPGTINIFLNINAGLSDSAMLQALMVCTEAKAAALQELLAPSLYSAGIATGSGTDGAVIITEPGADIAFSDAGKHSKLGELIGLAVLESVKEALFLETGLCPAHQHAVLRRLGRFGVTENSLWGAYQRRAGESGMSRESFDRILQTIDDEGTCVLYTSLYVHLADQLDWGMIEPGEAFETAQELLDRLDMGLSGKKEKRAENGGESLMEHYVTGIIEKISRIWEEFR, translated from the coding sequence ATGAAACAGTTTGGATCAGACCAGATGATAAGCCTGCAAAGTGCCACAGTGATCCGTTTTGCAGGAAAACGGAGAGTACTGAGCACCGGTCCGCTGGGCGGAGGATTCAGCGAACATCTCACGGCGGCGTTTAATCTTGATATGAAAGAGGCGGACACCGGGGAGTGCCGGCTGCGTGCGGCCACGTATCCGGAACATATGGCGCTGGCGGCAGAAGAGCTTGGACTCAAAGCAGAATGCTCGACAGGGCTTGGGACGGCTGCCTCAATGGAACATACCGTGGTAAAAGTCAAAACCTACAGGGAGCTGACAGTTTCCGCACTGGTGACGGCGGGTGTTGATGTCAACGGCGGCCGCGCCGGCGATCCAGCTTCGTGGTATGAGACAGAAGGCGGATATGATGAAGTTTCGCCAGGCACGATCAACATTTTTCTGAATATCAATGCAGGACTGAGTGACAGCGCCATGCTGCAGGCACTGATGGTCTGTACCGAGGCAAAGGCGGCGGCGCTGCAGGAACTGCTGGCGCCCAGCCTTTATTCCGCGGGCATCGCCACCGGTTCGGGAACGGACGGAGCGGTGATCATCACAGAACCCGGAGCGGACATTGCATTTTCCGATGCCGGCAAGCACAGTAAACTGGGGGAACTGATCGGTCTCGCGGTGCTGGAGTCTGTGAAGGAGGCGCTGTTTCTGGAGACCGGTCTTTGTCCGGCACATCAGCATGCGGTGCTGAGGCGTCTGGGCAGATTTGGAGTGACGGAAAACTCTCTGTGGGGGGCTTATCAGCGCAGAGCCGGGGAGAGTGGGATGTCCCGGGAATCATTTGACAGAATCCTGCAGACAATCGACGATGAAGGGACCTGTGTGCTGTATACGTCTCTGTATGTGCATCTGGCAGATCAGCTGGACTGGGGAATGATAGAGCCAGGGGAAGCCTTTGAGACGGCACAGGAGCTGCTTGACAGGCTGGATATGGGTCTTTCGGGCAAGAAAGAAAAAAGAGCAGAGAACGGCGGAGAAAGTCTGATGGAACATTATGTGACAGGCATCATAGAAAAGATCAGCAGGATCTGGGAGGAGTTTAGATGA
- a CDS encoding ABC transporter substrate-binding protein, with the protein MKKAGYFVLAALCMAVLITGCGKQEKKEDAVQEQTGKEDPYTSDFSIEYLDDGVKLVTDAEGRKMYLVPREAEIPGEAADEMVVRTPVERVVYMSTTQVCMLQALDSEEIWKSITGVAGARETWTIDEVVQRFDDGQIRDVGGDMGEPDYELIQSMDPELVFVYTGSNPQTGVIEKFEELGIPYAVDNEYMETTYMGRLDWLRFIAAFYNEDTTGEAVIQEAAASIERMKEKIAGEDRPTVSYGSLFDGVVYVASGEGWIADMIEDAGGDYIFKDIEAADTQISLEEFYARSEDADILIYSTTPDFTPDMASVLAEAPVLEDLKAVQDGAVWQLDNSFWMSADQPDQVAQDLSAMFHPDVFPDRELRYFIPFS; encoded by the coding sequence ATGAAAAAAGCAGGATATTTTGTACTTGCAGCGTTGTGTATGGCTGTTTTGATCACGGGCTGCGGGAAACAGGAAAAAAAGGAAGATGCCGTGCAGGAACAGACTGGCAAAGAAGATCCCTACACCTCTGATTTTTCGATCGAATATCTCGATGACGGTGTTAAGCTGGTGACGGATGCTGAAGGGCGAAAAATGTATCTGGTACCAAGGGAGGCTGAGATTCCCGGGGAAGCTGCAGACGAGATGGTGGTCCGTACCCCTGTGGAGCGTGTGGTGTATATGTCCACAACACAGGTCTGTATGCTGCAGGCGCTTGACAGTGAAGAAATCTGGAAGTCAATCACAGGAGTGGCCGGAGCCAGAGAGACCTGGACGATCGATGAGGTCGTACAGAGATTTGACGACGGACAGATCCGGGATGTCGGGGGAGATATGGGAGAACCCGACTATGAACTGATACAGAGCATGGATCCGGAACTTGTATTTGTCTATACGGGAAGCAATCCCCAGACCGGAGTGATTGAGAAGTTTGAGGAACTCGGGATACCATATGCCGTGGATAATGAATATATGGAGACGACTTATATGGGCAGGCTGGACTGGCTTCGATTTATTGCCGCCTTCTATAACGAAGATACAACGGGTGAGGCGGTGATACAGGAAGCCGCGGCAAGTATTGAACGGATGAAGGAGAAGATTGCCGGTGAGGACAGACCCACGGTATCTTACGGAAGCCTGTTTGACGGTGTAGTATACGTGGCGTCCGGTGAGGGCTGGATCGCCGATATGATCGAAGATGCCGGCGGCGATTATATTTTTAAAGATATAGAGGCAGCGGATACGCAGATATCACTGGAAGAATTCTATGCCCGGTCTGAGGATGCAGATATTCTGATCTATTCGACAACGCCGGATTTCACACCGGACATGGCGTCGGTACTGGCGGAAGCGCCTGTACTGGAGGATCTGAAAGCTGTTCAGGATGGAGCGGTCTGGCAGCTTGATAATTCCTTCTGGATGAGTGCCGACCAGCCGGATCAGGTGGCACAGGATCTTTCGGCAATGTTTCATCCGGATGTATTTCCGGATCGCGAACTCCGGTATTTTATTCCGTTCTCCTGA